One Coccinella septempunctata chromosome X, icCocSept1.1, whole genome shotgun sequence genomic window carries:
- the LOC123322435 gene encoding uncharacterized protein LOC123322435 — MNALYVTVSIPLLLVLAGFNHAHGLTTFGKSSNNNQQNAPIQPSVQRPCKSQANCTVIKGTTCIEGKCLCGDNTNPVNGACKAQIKGPRHLCSTDTDCVDNADCLPQKDKQNKIDPNGDKVCTCQEGFAEMGYQCSGSATLPTYPGMAFLGLLLLYRSFDWCNFLKAAL, encoded by the exons ATGAATGCTTTGTATGTGACAGTGTCTATTCCGCTTCTCCTAGTGCTTGCTGGCTTCAACCATGCACATGGTCTCACCACCTTCGGAAAGTCGAGCAACAACAACCAGCAGAATGCACCAATACAGCCATCTG ttcagagACCATGTAAATCACAAGCCAATTGCACGGTCATAAAGGGGACAACTTGTATTGAAGGAAAATGCTTATGCGGTGATAACACCAATCCAGTGAATGGAGCATGTAAAGCACAAATTAAAG GACCTCGACATTTATGTAGCACAGACACAGACTGTGTCGACAATGCTGATTGTTTACCACAAAAGGATAAGCAAAATAAAATAGATCCAAACGGCGACAAAGTATGTACTTGCCAAGAGGGATTCGCAGAAATGGGTTATCAGTGTTCAG GTTCTGCTACTTTACCAACGTACCCAGGAATGGCTTTTTTGGGACTTTTATTACTTTACAGAAGTTTCGACTGGTGTAATTTTTTGAAGGCCGCACTTTAA
- the LOC123322434 gene encoding neuroglian isoform X1, producing the protein MTRLLIYCALVATIGFSTGREIPSPPYIIKQPPTDEVMFHVEKDGENDKPFYIECEATGEPAPTYSWVKNGKPFEWQAYDDRISQQPGRGTLSIAKPQDVDLGQYQCFAKNEYGIATSNSVFMRKAELNSFKVQAPVSLSGEEGKPFKLECHPPDGWPKPVVHWIILYTNGGFKTINSSRMTLDPEGNLWFSNLTKQDSTDNFMYACAATSPTKFEYKYGNRVLLNIISSTASAAHNKHEPVLQYVTKKQEVALRGKRAELFCIYGGTPLPQTVWRKNGNLLQSSERITQGNYGKSLIINIVDFDDAGAYTCEVSNGVGEAKSYSINLQVISAPYFTHEPERVNAAEGETVEFRCEASGSPEPEIKWIYNGKPLQDAPPNPRRSVSTNKIVISNLEKKDTANYGCNATNSLGYVYKDVYVNVLALAPEITEAPSNMQAVDNQNINITCRVLGAPKPIIKWIHNGKELTGGRFTTHENGNLQITGLQFDDGGDYICFAENKFGNASANAKLDIKAHTYITDGPEDYEVEAGTSATFRCNAVADDSLNLEIVWLKNDEPIDFDGEARFVKSSDYSLTITKTIELDSGTYTCKAKTELDEASAKAQLTVQAVPNPPELRNLKCNAKDATIDWISMGDNRTPILHYIIQFNTSFTPDTWEDIFDEVPAAEMSYNVPLSPWANYTFRVIAQNKIGKSQPSSHSDVCSTPPEVPHKNPDNVKGEGDRPNNLVITWTRMPEIEHNAPKFQYKVFWKRDIPGQNFTVVDVYDWKQDRFVVDNQPSFQRYRIKVIAMNELGEADVSPKEVIGYSGESEPEQAPTNFTVLQVEGPTTALLSWNPVDPESVHGHFKGYKIKTWSDASPIKNEIQVQGDAVKALITNFVPFTQNYACVYVYNGKYNGPPSATLRFKTPEGVPGQMDFLEAYPLGSSAFLLRWEKPERPNGILTGYNIYYATIKPNMKVDGPIPRNPQILDPNVKRAKLAGLKAGTKYRIFIAATTAVGESEKLFIERSTKPLGSYEPAKPNFEWETIKDGLTSSVKVHWLPSENGDPGSHFYVKYKKKGETTYRQTPPEMNEDFQVVAGLESGEVYEFVVVSVDGNYNIPSDVQEVSTYDANGIVIVPKENVATAGWFIGMMLAITFLLILFIIVCIIKRNRGGKYAVHEREQANGRHDYPDEGGFHEYSQPLDNKSHGRTSMSSEPKVGPESDTDSMAEYGDGDTGRFTEDGSFIGQYVPSNMKHLGSNAGSAGAIKNSMATYV; encoded by the exons ATGACGAGACTGCTTATATATTGTGCTTTGGTAGCTACCATAGGCTTTTCTACAGGCAGAGAAA TCCCTTCACCTCCGTATATTATAAAACAGCCTCCTACTGATGAAGTGATGTTCCATGTGGAAAAGGATGGTGAAAATGATAAACCTTTCTATATAGAATGTGAAGCAACTGGCGAGCCGGCTCCAAC CTATTCTTGGGTGAAAAACGGCAAGCCCTTCGAATGGCAAGCTTACGACGACAGAATTTCCCAACAGCCAGGCAGGGGTACCCTCTCCATAGCCAAGCCTCAAGATGTCGATCTTGGTCAATACCAGTGCTTCGCCAAGAACGAATACGGAATTGCCACTTCCAATTCCGTGTTTATGCGAAAGGCCGAACTGAATTCCTTCAAAGTACAAGCGCCAGTATCGCTTAGTGGAGAAGAAGGCAAACCTTTCAAACTGGAATGTCACCCACCTGACGGTTGGCCAAAGCCGGTGGTGCACTGGATCATCCTGTACACCAATGGAGGTTTCAAAACTATAAACAGTTCGAGAATGACTTTGGATCCGGAGGGTAACCTGTGGTTTTCCAATTTGACCAAGCAGGACAGTACCGATAATTTCATGTATGCTTGCGCTGCAACTTCGCCAACAAAATTCGAATATAAATACGGCAACAGGGTGCTTCTCAACATTATATCGTCAACCGCTTCGGCAGCTCACAATAAACACGAGCCAGTGCTACAATACGTCACCAAGAAACAGGAAGTAGCCCTTAGGGGAAAAAGGGCAGAACTTTTCTGCATATACGGTGGAAC ACCGCTACCACAGACGGTTTGGCGAAAAAATGGCAATCTCTTACAGTCTTCAGAAAGGATAACTCAAGGAAATTATGGAAAATCCCTTATAATTAACATAGTCGATTTCGATGACGCTGGTGCCTACACTTGCGAAGTCAGCAATGGAGTTGGGGAAGCTAAATCGTATTCTATAAATCTTCAGGTCATTT CCGCTCCTTACTTCACTCACGAGCCCGAGCGTGTGAATGCGGCAGAGGGCGAGACTGTGGAGTTCAGATGCGAAGCTTCTGGTTCTCCCGAACCCGAGATCAAGTGGATATACAACGGTAAACCGCTACAGGACGCACCACCCAATCCGAGAAGGAGCGTATCCACCAATAAAATTGTGATTTCCAACTTGGAGAAGAAAGATACCGCAAATTACGGTTGTAACGCTACCAACTCCCTGGGTTACGTTTACAAGGACGTCTACGTGAACGTTTTAG CTTTGGCGCCGGAGATCACTGAGGCTCCTAGCAACATGCAAGCCGTCGACAATCAGAACATCAACATAACCTGCAGGGTTCTGGGTGCCCCGAAGCCGATTATCAAGTGGATTCACAACGGAAAAGAATTGACTGGCGGACGTTTCACCACCCACGAGAACGGGAATTTACAAATCACCGGTTTACAATTCGACGACGGTGGCGATTACATATGTTTTGCCGAGAATAAGTTTGGAAATGCTAGCGCAAACGCGAAACTCGATATAAAGG CCCATACCTACATCACCGACGGTCCGGAAGATTACGAAGTGGAAGCTGGAACATCTGCAACGTTCAGGTGTAACGCTGTGGCCGACGATTCGCTCAACCTGGAAATTGTCTGGTTGAAAAACGACGAACCGATAGATTTCGACGGAGAGGCGCGATTTGTTAAATCTTCCGACTATTCCTTGACGATTACGAAGACGATAGAACTCGATTCTGGTACTTACACCTGCAAGGCCAAGACCGAACTGGACGAAGCCTCTGCTAAGGCTCAATTGACTGTCCAAG CCGTACCAAATCCGCCTGAACTGAGAAATCTGAAATGTAACGCTAAAGATGCTACTATCGATTGGATATCAATGGGTGATAACCGTACTCCAATTCTACATTATATCATCCAGTTCAATACCAGTTTCACGCCTGACACTTGGGAGGATATATTCGATGAGGTTCCAGCAGCGGAAATGAGTTACAAT gTTCCTCTGAGTCCTTGGGCCAATTACACGTTCAGGGTGATCGCCCAGAACAAGATCGGCAAATCTCAGCCATCCTCCCATTCCGACGTGTGTTCTACGCCGCCCGAGGTACCACACAAGAACCCCGACAACGTGAAAGGCGAAGGCGACAGGCCCAACAACTTGGTGATAACCTGGACG AGGATGCCGGAAATCGAGCACAACGCCCCGAAGTTCCAATACAAGGTGTTCTGGAAGAGGGACATCCCCGGCCAGAATTTCACGGTCGTCGACGTTTACGACTGGAAACAGGACAGGTTCGTCGTGGACAACCAGCCGTCGTTCCAGAGGTACAGGATCAAGGTGATTGCGATGAACGAGCTGGGAGAGGCCGACGTGTCTCCCAAAGAGGTGATCGGTTACTCCGGCGAGAGCGAACCTGAGCAGGCGCCCACCAACTTCACCGTGTTACAAGTGGAAGGTCCGACCACCGCCCTTCTGAGCTGGAACCCCGTAGATCCGGAATCCGTGCACGGGCATTTCAAGGGGTACAAGATAAAGACGTGGAGCGACGCGTCGCCGATCAAGAACGAGATACAAGTCCAAGGCGACGCCGTTAAAGCCCTGATCACGAATTTCGTACCGTTCACGCAGAATTACGCGTGCGTGTACGTGTACAACGGAAAGTACAACGGTCCCCCCAGCGCCACCTTGAGGTTCAAGACGCCAGAGGGCGTGCCCGGGCAGATGGACTTCCTGGAGGCGTATCCCCTGGGTTCCTCCGCCTTCCTGTTGCGCTGGGAGAAACCCGAAAGACCCAACGGCATCTTGACTGGTTACAACATCTACTACGCCACCATCAAGCCGAACATGAAGGTGGACGGGCCGATACCCAGGAACCCGCAGATCTTGGATCCCAACGTCAAACGGGCCAAATTGGCAGGTCTGAAGGCCGGTACCAAATACAGGATATTCATAGCGGCTACGACGGCCGTTGGGGAGTCCGAAAAATTGTTCATCGAACGTTCCACGAAACCGCTGGGTTCCTACGAGCCGGCCAAGCCGAATTTCGAATGGGAAACGATCAAGGACGGGCTGACCTCGTCGGTCAAGGTGCACTGGCTGCCCAGCGAGAACGGCGATCCAGGGTCCCATTTCTACGTCAAGTATAAGAAGAAGGGCGAAACCACCTACAGGCAGACTCCCCCGGAGATGAACGAAGATTTTCAAGTTGTAGCAG GATTGGAAAGTGGGGAGGTTTACGAATTCGTTGTAGTTTCTGTCGACGGAAACTACAATATACCCAGTGACGTGCAAGAGGTCAGCACTTACGACGCCAATGGTATTGTAATTGTTCCGAAAGAGAATGTTGCTACTGCTGGTTGGTTCATTGGCATGATGCTGGCAATAACCTTCCTCCTCATCTTGTTCATAATTGTTTGTATTATCAAGAGAAACCGTGGTGGAAAGTATGCGGTACACGAAAGGGAACAAGCTAATGGAAGGCATGATTATCCAGATGAGGGTGGTTTTCACGAATACTCGCAGCC GCTCGACAATAAATCTCATGGCAGAACTTCGATGAGCAGTGAACCAAAAGTAGGGCCAGAAAGTGATACAGATTCAATGGCTGAATATGGAGATGGCGATACAG GTCGTTTCACAGAAGATGGTTCGTTTATTGGTCAGTATGTGCCCAGCAACATGAAACATTTAGGTTCCAATGCAGGTTCCGCAGGTGCGATTAAAAATTCCATGGCGACATACGTTTAA
- the LOC123322434 gene encoding neuroglian isoform X2, which translates to MTRLLIYCALVATIGFSTGREIPSPPYIIKQPPTDEVMFHVEKDGENDKPFYIECEATGEPAPTYSWVKNGKPFEWQAYDDRISQQPGRGTLSIAKPQDVDLGQYQCFAKNEYGIATSNSVFMRKAELNSFKVQAPVSLSGEEGKPFKLECHPPDGWPKPVVHWIILYTNGGFKTINSSRMTLDPEGNLWFSNLTKQDSTDNFMYACAATSPTKFEYKYGNRVLLNIISSTASAAHNKHEPVLQYVTKKQEVALRGKRAELFCIYGGTPLPQTVWRKNGNLLQSSERITQGNYGKSLIINIVDFDDAGAYTCEVSNGVGEAKSYSINLQVISAPYFTHEPERVNAAEGETVEFRCEASGSPEPEIKWIYNGKPLQDAPPNPRRSVSTNKIVISNLEKKDTANYGCNATNSLGYVYKDVYVNVLALAPEITEAPSNMQAVDNQNINITCRVLGAPKPIIKWIHNGKELTGGRFTTHENGNLQITGLQFDDGGDYICFAENKFGNASANAKLDIKAHTYITDGPEDYEVEAGTSATFRCNAVADDSLNLEIVWLKNDEPIDFDGEARFVKSSDYSLTITKTIELDSGTYTCKAKTELDEASAKAQLTVQAVPNPPELRNLKCNAKDATIDWISMGDNRTPILHYIIQFNTSFTPDTWEDIFDEVPAAEMSYNVPLSPWANYTFRVIAQNKIGKSQPSSHSDVCSTPPEVPHKNPDNVKGEGDRPNNLVITWTRMPEIEHNAPKFQYKVFWKRDIPGQNFTVVDVYDWKQDRFVVDNQPSFQRYRIKVIAMNELGEADVSPKEVIGYSGESEPEQAPTNFTVLQVEGPTTALLSWNPVDPESVHGHFKGYKIKTWSDASPIKNEIQVQGDAVKALITNFVPFTQNYACVYVYNGKYNGPPSATLRFKTPEGVPGQMDFLEAYPLGSSAFLLRWEKPERPNGILTGYNIYYATIKPNMKVDGPIPRNPQILDPNVKRAKLAGLKAGTKYRIFIAATTAVGESEKLFIERSTKPLGSYEPAKPNFEWETIKDGLTSSVKVHWLPSENGDPGSHFYVKYKKKGETTYRQTPPEMNEDFQVVAGLESGEVYEFVVVSVDGNYNIPSDVQEVSTYDANGIVIVPKENVATAGWFIGMMLAITFLLILFIIVCIIKRNRGGKYAVHEREQANGRHDYPDEGGFHEYSQPLDNKSHGRTSMSSEPKVGPESDTDSMAEYGDGDTEGMNEDGSFIGQYGRKRAQGETSSQGFATLV; encoded by the exons ATGACGAGACTGCTTATATATTGTGCTTTGGTAGCTACCATAGGCTTTTCTACAGGCAGAGAAA TCCCTTCACCTCCGTATATTATAAAACAGCCTCCTACTGATGAAGTGATGTTCCATGTGGAAAAGGATGGTGAAAATGATAAACCTTTCTATATAGAATGTGAAGCAACTGGCGAGCCGGCTCCAAC CTATTCTTGGGTGAAAAACGGCAAGCCCTTCGAATGGCAAGCTTACGACGACAGAATTTCCCAACAGCCAGGCAGGGGTACCCTCTCCATAGCCAAGCCTCAAGATGTCGATCTTGGTCAATACCAGTGCTTCGCCAAGAACGAATACGGAATTGCCACTTCCAATTCCGTGTTTATGCGAAAGGCCGAACTGAATTCCTTCAAAGTACAAGCGCCAGTATCGCTTAGTGGAGAAGAAGGCAAACCTTTCAAACTGGAATGTCACCCACCTGACGGTTGGCCAAAGCCGGTGGTGCACTGGATCATCCTGTACACCAATGGAGGTTTCAAAACTATAAACAGTTCGAGAATGACTTTGGATCCGGAGGGTAACCTGTGGTTTTCCAATTTGACCAAGCAGGACAGTACCGATAATTTCATGTATGCTTGCGCTGCAACTTCGCCAACAAAATTCGAATATAAATACGGCAACAGGGTGCTTCTCAACATTATATCGTCAACCGCTTCGGCAGCTCACAATAAACACGAGCCAGTGCTACAATACGTCACCAAGAAACAGGAAGTAGCCCTTAGGGGAAAAAGGGCAGAACTTTTCTGCATATACGGTGGAAC ACCGCTACCACAGACGGTTTGGCGAAAAAATGGCAATCTCTTACAGTCTTCAGAAAGGATAACTCAAGGAAATTATGGAAAATCCCTTATAATTAACATAGTCGATTTCGATGACGCTGGTGCCTACACTTGCGAAGTCAGCAATGGAGTTGGGGAAGCTAAATCGTATTCTATAAATCTTCAGGTCATTT CCGCTCCTTACTTCACTCACGAGCCCGAGCGTGTGAATGCGGCAGAGGGCGAGACTGTGGAGTTCAGATGCGAAGCTTCTGGTTCTCCCGAACCCGAGATCAAGTGGATATACAACGGTAAACCGCTACAGGACGCACCACCCAATCCGAGAAGGAGCGTATCCACCAATAAAATTGTGATTTCCAACTTGGAGAAGAAAGATACCGCAAATTACGGTTGTAACGCTACCAACTCCCTGGGTTACGTTTACAAGGACGTCTACGTGAACGTTTTAG CTTTGGCGCCGGAGATCACTGAGGCTCCTAGCAACATGCAAGCCGTCGACAATCAGAACATCAACATAACCTGCAGGGTTCTGGGTGCCCCGAAGCCGATTATCAAGTGGATTCACAACGGAAAAGAATTGACTGGCGGACGTTTCACCACCCACGAGAACGGGAATTTACAAATCACCGGTTTACAATTCGACGACGGTGGCGATTACATATGTTTTGCCGAGAATAAGTTTGGAAATGCTAGCGCAAACGCGAAACTCGATATAAAGG CCCATACCTACATCACCGACGGTCCGGAAGATTACGAAGTGGAAGCTGGAACATCTGCAACGTTCAGGTGTAACGCTGTGGCCGACGATTCGCTCAACCTGGAAATTGTCTGGTTGAAAAACGACGAACCGATAGATTTCGACGGAGAGGCGCGATTTGTTAAATCTTCCGACTATTCCTTGACGATTACGAAGACGATAGAACTCGATTCTGGTACTTACACCTGCAAGGCCAAGACCGAACTGGACGAAGCCTCTGCTAAGGCTCAATTGACTGTCCAAG CCGTACCAAATCCGCCTGAACTGAGAAATCTGAAATGTAACGCTAAAGATGCTACTATCGATTGGATATCAATGGGTGATAACCGTACTCCAATTCTACATTATATCATCCAGTTCAATACCAGTTTCACGCCTGACACTTGGGAGGATATATTCGATGAGGTTCCAGCAGCGGAAATGAGTTACAAT gTTCCTCTGAGTCCTTGGGCCAATTACACGTTCAGGGTGATCGCCCAGAACAAGATCGGCAAATCTCAGCCATCCTCCCATTCCGACGTGTGTTCTACGCCGCCCGAGGTACCACACAAGAACCCCGACAACGTGAAAGGCGAAGGCGACAGGCCCAACAACTTGGTGATAACCTGGACG AGGATGCCGGAAATCGAGCACAACGCCCCGAAGTTCCAATACAAGGTGTTCTGGAAGAGGGACATCCCCGGCCAGAATTTCACGGTCGTCGACGTTTACGACTGGAAACAGGACAGGTTCGTCGTGGACAACCAGCCGTCGTTCCAGAGGTACAGGATCAAGGTGATTGCGATGAACGAGCTGGGAGAGGCCGACGTGTCTCCCAAAGAGGTGATCGGTTACTCCGGCGAGAGCGAACCTGAGCAGGCGCCCACCAACTTCACCGTGTTACAAGTGGAAGGTCCGACCACCGCCCTTCTGAGCTGGAACCCCGTAGATCCGGAATCCGTGCACGGGCATTTCAAGGGGTACAAGATAAAGACGTGGAGCGACGCGTCGCCGATCAAGAACGAGATACAAGTCCAAGGCGACGCCGTTAAAGCCCTGATCACGAATTTCGTACCGTTCACGCAGAATTACGCGTGCGTGTACGTGTACAACGGAAAGTACAACGGTCCCCCCAGCGCCACCTTGAGGTTCAAGACGCCAGAGGGCGTGCCCGGGCAGATGGACTTCCTGGAGGCGTATCCCCTGGGTTCCTCCGCCTTCCTGTTGCGCTGGGAGAAACCCGAAAGACCCAACGGCATCTTGACTGGTTACAACATCTACTACGCCACCATCAAGCCGAACATGAAGGTGGACGGGCCGATACCCAGGAACCCGCAGATCTTGGATCCCAACGTCAAACGGGCCAAATTGGCAGGTCTGAAGGCCGGTACCAAATACAGGATATTCATAGCGGCTACGACGGCCGTTGGGGAGTCCGAAAAATTGTTCATCGAACGTTCCACGAAACCGCTGGGTTCCTACGAGCCGGCCAAGCCGAATTTCGAATGGGAAACGATCAAGGACGGGCTGACCTCGTCGGTCAAGGTGCACTGGCTGCCCAGCGAGAACGGCGATCCAGGGTCCCATTTCTACGTCAAGTATAAGAAGAAGGGCGAAACCACCTACAGGCAGACTCCCCCGGAGATGAACGAAGATTTTCAAGTTGTAGCAG GATTGGAAAGTGGGGAGGTTTACGAATTCGTTGTAGTTTCTGTCGACGGAAACTACAATATACCCAGTGACGTGCAAGAGGTCAGCACTTACGACGCCAATGGTATTGTAATTGTTCCGAAAGAGAATGTTGCTACTGCTGGTTGGTTCATTGGCATGATGCTGGCAATAACCTTCCTCCTCATCTTGTTCATAATTGTTTGTATTATCAAGAGAAACCGTGGTGGAAAGTATGCGGTACACGAAAGGGAACAAGCTAATGGAAGGCATGATTATCCAGATGAGGGTGGTTTTCACGAATACTCGCAGCC GCTCGACAATAAATCTCATGGCAGAACTTCGATGAGCAGTGAACCAAAAGTAGGGCCAGAAAGTGATACAGATTCAATGGCTGAATATGGAGATGGCGATACAG AGGGTATGAATGAGGATGGTTCATTTATAGGCCAATATGGCCGAAAACGAGCCCAAGGAGAGACATCATCACAAGGTTTTGCCACCCTTGTTTAA